The sequence GTTCTTCTTTCTCTGAAGTTGAATCTGATTCTTCTGATGTCCCATCTTCTGATTCTGATATGGAAGAAGGGCAATATATTCCGGTAAGGACGAAACGCAGATCCAGGGGTGGTCGGGGCAGTGGCCCCAAACACATTTAAATCTTTTTATGTGTACAGGAACCATTTTTTGTTGGAACGTGCGaggttttaataaattatcgcATCGTAGCGGATTTAAGAATTGGATTCGGAATAAGGATTATCTTTTTGGGAGTTTACTCGAAACTCATGTACAGTCTGGAAAACAGAAAAAGTTTATGAATGCGGTTCTTCCTGGCTGGTTGTTTGATAGTAACTACGCATTTTCGGATTTAGGAAAGATTTGGCTTACATGGCATCCTAGTGTAAAGGTTGTTGTCATATCCAAGTCCCTTCAGATGATCTCCTGCGAGGTCTCCTTTCCGGCTTCTACCTCCCCCGTGATTATTTGTTTCGTCTACGCATCGACAGATGATATGGAACGGAGGCTTCTCTGGTCTGAACTCACATCCCTAGCTACTGATCATCGTGTTATGGGTAAGCCTTGGGCCGTTCTTGGTGACTTTAATCAGGTTCTCAGACCCTCAGAAAACTCAGCAGCTACTGGTCCAAATGTTGATCTCCCTACTCGTTTATTTGCTGAATCTCTAACCCAGTGTGCTTTAGCGGATATTACTTTCAGAGGATCTTCCAATACTTGGTGGAACAAAAGACGACTGGAACCTATTGCTAAGAAACTCGACAGAGTCCTAGTGAATGATGATTGGCTGCTCTTATTTCCCTTATCTCTGGCAGTGTTTGGCGAGCCAGCTTTCTCAGATCATGCCTCAATGTCTTTGTATCTGCACTCGGGTGCTCCTAAGCAGAAAAAGCCATTCCGGTTCTTCAACTATCTGCTCGAGAATGAAAATTTTCTACCCTTGGTTGCTCATCATTGGTTCTCCTTCAGCATAAGAGGTACTGCTATGTTCCGTGTCGTTAGAAAACTCAAGACTCTCAAGAAGGCCATAAGGGATTTCAGCAAGCAAAATTATTCTGATATTGAGAAGAGAGTAAAAGAGGCATCTGAGGACCTTGCTGTTGCTCAGATTCGCACCCTAAATGACCCTTCCACGGAAAATGCAGAGATGGAGTTGAACTTGCAACAAAAATGGGTAACGCTCTCTACAGCCGAGGAATCTTTTTTCTATCAGCGCTCAAGGGTTAATTGGTTAACTGTGGGAGATAGAAACACCCCTTTTTTCCACCGTATGGCAAACGCAAGGCAAGCTTTCAATCACATACACTATCTTATTGATGAGGACGGCGTGCGCCATGAATCTCAGGAGGATATCCAGAACCTTTGTGTCAATTACTTCTCGAACCTTTTGGGAAACTCGGTTGATCCTCCTATGTTTATCCAGGATGATATTTCCACCCTCGTGGACTTCTCTTGTTCGACAGCTCAGCAGGCTCTACTCACCGCTCCAATCACTGCTGATGATATCCGTGAGGCGTTCTTCTCTCTTCCTCGCAATAAGGCGAGTGGTCCCGATGGATACTCTCCAGAGTTCTTCATGAGTTGTTGGTCTGTTGTGGGTGGAGAGGTAACTTCGGCTGTTGCTGAATTCTTTAACTCAGGGTGCCTCCTTAAACAGCTGAATGCTACTAACCTCGTCCTTATCCCAAAGATTCCTAATGCTTCAAAGACCACTGACTTCAGGCCCATATCATGTTTGAATACTATCTACAAAGTGATCTCTAAGCTTTTGGCAGATCGCTTGAAAGGAATTCTAAACTTGGCGATAGGACACTCTCAGACTGCTTTTCTGCCTGGTCGATTACTTACTGAAAATGTTCTTCTTGCAACCGAAATAGTGCATGGCTACAACTCTAATAATGTGGAGCCTAGCGGGATGTTGAAAGTTGACCTACGGAAAGCTTTCGACACTTTGAGATGGGACTTTGTCATAGCATCTCTGCGCGCTATAAACGTGCCTGAAACATTTATAGGATGGATATCTTCTTGTATAACCACAGCTTCATTCTCTATCTCAGTCAACGGACACACTGGTGGTTACTTCAGGAGTACTCAAGGGCTTCGACAAGGCGATCCCCTCTCACCCTATCTATTTGTGCTTGCCATGGAAGTTTTCTCTGGTCTTCTTCGTTCAAGGTTCAACTCAGGCTACATCCGCTATCACCCTAACACAGAGGAGCTGGGAATCACCCACCTCATGTTTGCAGACGACGTTATGGTATTTTTTGATGGCGGTAGCTCCTCTCTTCATGGGATTAACGAGACACTTGATGATTTCGCTGGCTGGTCGGGTCTTCAAATGAACAGAGATAAGACTGAATTGTTCTATGCAGGAGTTAGCCAAGAAGAAACCACTGCGCTTTCTGCCTATGGTTTCAAGATTGGCTCTCTCCCGATTCGATACCTAGGCCTCCCGTTGATGCATAGAAAGCTAAAAATCTCTGAATATTCTCCTCTGATCGACAAGCTCAACAGCAGATTCAATCTTTGGGCCACTAAAACTCTATCCTTTGCTGGTCGCTGCCTATTGATCAAAACCGTCATTACAGGAACTGTCAATTTTTGGATATCTACTTTTCTTCTTCCGCGGGGATGTATCAAAAAAATAGAATCGCTTTGCTCGCGATTCCTCTGGTCTGGCGCAACAGATAGGCGAGCAAACGTCAAAGTATCATGGAGCACAGTGTGTCTGCCCAAGGATGAAGGAGGCATTGGCCTCAGAAACTTTAAACTTTGGAATATTACTTTGTTATTGCGTCTTGCGTGGCTCTTATTTTCAGGTAGGGGCTCCCTCTGGGTTGCTTGGCATCGTCACCACAACTGCCCTACCTCCTATAGCTTCTGGTCACAATCGGAATCACCGTTTATGTCCTGGAATTGGCGATGCATACTTCGGCTTAGAGACTTGATATCAAGATTTCTCACCAGTGATGTCCACAACGGATGCAATACAAGTTTCTGGTACGATAACTGGACCCCCATGGGGCCTCTAATCAAAGTCTTCGGTAGGACTGGCACCCGCAACCTAAGGATTCATATAGATGCATCCGTGGCTGATGCTTATAATGAGCAAGGATGGAGGCTGCCGCATCCAAGATCAGATACGGAAGTTGCGCTTCACTCCTTTCTCACTACCTTTCCTACACCATCGCTAGACAGAGGTCCCGACATCTTTAGTTGGTCAACAGAGGGACAATCACACCCGGTTTTCTCTTCCTCAAGGACATGGGAAGTGCTGAGACCTAGAGCTCCAACCCAGGCCACTGCAAAACACATATGGTTCAGTGGAGCTACACCTAAGCATGCTTTCCATTTATGGGTTACAAATCTGAACAGGTTACCTACAAGATGCCGCCTTGCTTCTTGGGGTTTACAGATCCAAACTGACTGCTGCATCTGCTCGACACAACAGGAAACCAGGGACCACTTGATGCTCTCTTGCCCTTATGCTGGGGTCTTATGGACTGAAATTAATCGTAGGATCAGAGACCCGGTACCACCATTCTCAAACTGGTCGCACCTCATCCAGTGGGCTTCGTCGTCCACTTCCTTGACGCCATCAGTGCTGCGTATGATGGTGGTTCAAGCCCTAACTTACACCATCTGGCAACAGAGAAATAATATGCTTCACAACCAGACCCTGCTCCCTCCATTGGTGGCTTTCAAAGGAATTAATAGACACATCATTGATTCAATCTATACAGCAAGGAAGCGAAGAAAATTCAGCTCCCTTATGGCACTTTGGCTcatatgaagttatgatccattATCTATTTTTCTAATCTCTCCATGAGTCTGTTCTTGGAGTTATTCTATGCTTAGTTGATTGATACCCtgttttttcactttcttttttGCCAGGGTATCTCTTGTTTAGGTTCATCTCTTTGTAGAAAAACCTTTTATCTTTAATGAAATTaacattcttagcaaaaaaaaaaaaaaaaaaaaaaaaaaaactctgtgTAGATATAAGAGAGGTCAATGGGGACAAGCATCCCCATCGAGAGAACTGTATTCATTAATCACAAACGGACACATTAGACAAAACTACAAACGAAATGAAAATTATTAAAGCGAACCAGTCtacagttaatatttttatgaaatgtttaCTTGCGGATAATTTCAATATTTGTGGAGTAAGCTTACTTattaaaaaagtataataagTTAAGagataaatacaaatatgaaaatttaaataacaattaaaaacatgaaaatatgaGAAACATTGAGagatttagttttaattttctttttaaacaataaaaaaatcatttttataatatttgtattttgagATTTTCATTGGTATTAGAATCATATCTTGACGAAAAATCTGCAAAAATTCAAAATGCCCTTCAAAATAAGAATTGGAAGTTTATGGCAAAGATCACTTAGAAGAGGTAATtgtggaaaaaaacattcacaaAACACCTCAAATTAATCTTGTGATTAAAGGATGTTAGATGCCGAAGAAGTAACAAGATAAGGTGCCAAGAAGATTTGCTGAAGGAAAGGATACAAGATAAATGTGATATTTGGTTTGAGAAGAGAATGAAAGATGTCAATTCAAGTCTTGCattgaaaaagttaaaaaaaataatatttattatataaagagaTATCCAATTTTGATTAGAAAAAAAGattaggatagcaccaaaccaagtttttgttcccaaagtagcactcaaggctcaaagtcacaaaaataagtttcattaaagaggtaaatatacacttatatcccttgggttaattaatccaaaccttagggtttagagttaagggatggagttttggaattagggtttaaaattttataaaaagtaaatactaaaataaaaaataaaaattttagaaacagtttcaaaaagtatttttaaattataaaaagaaaatttgaaaaaaataaataaaaaaaatttcaaaaaaaatttcaaaaaaaagaattataaaaatttcgaatctgaaaacatataatctgaaactataaaaaaaaattatttttttcattttttttatttttattttatttatatttatttatttatttaattttaaaccaagggtattaggaatattttaccctttaatgagtgtcatttttgtgactttctcattctagtgctatttttgagacataaacttcaaaagatgctattattgacaattgcccttttGATTAGTACAAAGCTTTTTATGaaaaaacccaaatataaatttatgtggaCTTATCTCTTATGCTCAAAATGAATAATATCATAGTAACCAAAATTAAAGTGTTGGACATGGCTCAATAAAACCCAACATATACGTAGTAAATCGTAAATGTTTATaactattcattaaaaagatacaaattgagtaaagaaaacaaaaacgaatCAAAATGGTGAATCTGTCGCGACatgaatatataatactttttcTTGAACATATGATAATACTCAATGAGAAATATGTTTTCATTCGTATTAAATACTCCTTTCGTTTTGCAAAGAGTATCACTTTGACTTTTTTCtcacataaaaataataaaaaaatgattgaaatgcATTCTTATTAATTACATATATTCAGtcaataatatttgagataaaataatttataaaatcaatagatttgtaattaatattaaggtgaaaattgtattaaaattttaaaatgatattttttgtgtaaataagaaaaaaaaaatttaaaaatgatattttttcagaAACAAAGGAAATATGTGTTATGAATGAGTTCACCAAATTTCAAGTCTTTTGGTTTTCCCTTTTTCAGGAGTTAAGTAGTAGCAATCGACTGCTTCCATGTTCATATTAGACATTTAACGATACATATTATATCAATTCTGTTAAGAGTAATATTTTGTTTACCAGTTTGGAATCTTTGGACCCATTCAACGTACATATAGCATTAATTAGTCACAAAATGACAAAACATGATATTTGAAGAAATCCATGCATTCGAATTTTCAAAACACTGTTTATTTCTTAGAATATGGAACTTCTAAATCCAACGCATCAACTGTGACTAAaaaagtttctctctctctctttctcgttCTCTCTCTCGTATCTTTCACGAGCAAGAGATGGAGATGAAACTTTTGATCGCCGGTTTATATCGGTGACTTTTGCTTCCAGTATACTGAAGTCTCTTCGACTAGTATAGCCGGCTTCTGTTTCCGGTGGCTCGCGCTCTTTTCGACGGAGCTATCCGGCTTTTGTCTCCGCGTCGCGTTTCTTCTCGAAGGCGACGGCGGCTCCCTCCGGGTTGTTTCCCGGTTCGTTGATCGGCTTTTCCGGTTCTTCTCTGCCTAATCGACTCTCTTTCTCCAGCCTCGTTTCATCTCTTCCTTCCCTCGTCTTGAGCCGTTTCATCTTCGGGCTTCTCTTCATCTAAAAAGATGACCGTTCATCATGCAGGAAGATCGACGGTGGCGGGTTAGATCGTAGACGATTTGTCTCTTGGAAACGCAGATCCGGTGTGTGGCTTGCTTCGCCGTGAAGGTGGCTCCGTTGTGAGTCGTTTCTTCATCGGCCTGACTCTGCTTGGCGGCGGAGTTCCGTCGAGTCTCCACTCAACCGCCGGTGGAAGGTTGCTTCTTCTCTCCTTGACGCGTGTCTCAGGACGCTGGGCGTTCATCCACGTGGTGGGTTGACCCAGCATCTTCCTCAACGGGTTTTTCTCTTGGGCTTACGGCCCAAGGTGTTTGCTTTTTAGTTTTGGCCTGTTTGTTGGGCTTCTTTGTTTATGTTTCTGTTGGGCTCGGTCCGTTTGGGCCGGGTtccattaataaaaattcagtggaaaaaaaaaaaaaaaaaacttctaaatCCTTACtggtttaactaaaacaaatacaaaattattttcattaattcttgGATTCCGAAGGGTCGATGATCACCATTGAAGCAAAAGAGTTAcgctaagaccatctccaaaaAACAccctataacttcaaatatgaagttttttattctccaaaaaaaaattcaaaacttcaaatttgaagtttcatatttttatttgtattttggtccCTACAATCACATATCatatttatgattcataaatatttcttaattttgtttacagattttaaattttgttattttaatgcttaagaaaattatatctcataaatattttaaattttgtttacagattttaaattttacacataaattaaataaaactttaaaataagatttaaaatattttaaactaaatttagacaacaataatatacaaaaaaattaacaaaaagattttaaaaaattacttgaagacataactattacataaatttaaatattacaacaacactaataatcaggtaagtttgatccggaa is a genomic window of Brassica napus cultivar Da-Ae chromosome A2, Da-Ae, whole genome shotgun sequence containing:
- the LOC125584897 gene encoding uncharacterized protein LOC125584897; translated protein: MTKKKKPKPATSRKASSSPPSSSSSRSYGVNEQDASRSPVNSSLIVCDLEDAVIAGSVTLPSSDLHLETPATVQIGDVEIDLPPSETIGITSPCAKSTVAVTFETPISESTVAVIPETPTANHTVAVNSEAPTTKSTVAVNPVTPTISLAQAVAAVQPDTQAQEPIVPSSSDKATENNLSNTQAKPANEWVGLFKGRGKGKELEKKGTPFTLPSGEICIKIPNSVIEKNKKSWECFIIGQFYSDPPAQSLIHSIVNGIWSKQYRDITVSKLEGNAFLFRIPNVATRNRVIYQRLWQIEGQTMFVAHWEPGNLPEKPALTSAPIWLELRNVPLQFFNEDGLERIAGLVGHPKYLHPTTANKTNLEVAKVLTIIDPRQPLPEAVNVQFDSGDIVRVGVSSPWMPPVCSHCREIGHTIKRCPSAPKSCKGCNSTAHPSDSCPRSKGHHHKKEQSKKRYVPVRENAKNKESDLHGKPVAQSQIPSDWKGKSIDQQIELKGSSDPGITTKSKQPPKEYAESSKANGGSSFSEVESDSSDVPSSDSDMEEGQYIPSGKQKKFMNAVLPGWLFDSNYAFSDLGKIWLTWHPSVKVVVISKSLQMISCEVSFPASTSPVIICFVYASTDDMERRLLWSELTSLATDHRVMGKPWAVLGDFNQVLRPSENSAATGPNVDLPTRLFAESLTQCALADITFRGSSNTWWNKRRLEPIAKKLDRVLVNDDWLLLFPLSLAVFGEPAFSDHASMSLYLHSGAPKQKKPFRFFNYLLENENFLPLVAHHWFSFSIRGTAMFRVVRKLKTLKKAIRDFSKQNYSDIEKRVKEASEDLAVAQIRTLNDPSTENAEMELNLQQKWVTLSTAEESFFYQRSRVNWLTVGDRNTPFFHRMANARQAFNHIHYLIDEDGVRHESQEDIQNLCVNYFSNLLGNSVDPPMFIQDDISTLVDFSCSTAQQALLTAPITADDIREAFFSLPRNKASGPDGYSPEFFMSCWSVVGGEVTSAVAEFFNSGCLLKQLNATNLVLIPKIPNASKTTDFRPISCLNTIYKVISKLLADRLKGILNLAIGHSQTAFLPGRLLTENVLLATEIVHGYNSNNVEPSGMLKVDLRKAFDTLRWDFVIASLRAINVPETFIGWISSCITTASFSISVNGHTGGYFRSTQGLRQGDPLSPYLFVLAMEVFSGLLRSRFNSGYIRYHPNTEELGITHLMFADDVMVFFDGGSSSLHGINETLDDFAGWSGLQMNRDKTELFYAGVSQEETTALSAYGFKIGSLPIRYLGLPLMHRKLKISEYSPLIDKLNSRFNLWATKTLSFAGRCLLIKTVITGTVNFWISTFLLPRGCIKKIESLCSRFLWSGATDRRANVKVSWSTVCLPKDEGGIGLRNFKLWNITLLLRLAWLLFSGRGSLWVAWHRHHNCPTSYSFWSQSESPFMSWNWRCILRLRDLISRFLTSDVHNGCNTSFWYDNWTPMGPLIKVFGRTGTRNLRIHIDASVADAYNEQGWRLPHPRSDTEVALHSFLTTFPTPSLDRGPDIFSWSTEGQSHPVFSSSRTWEVLRPRAPTQATAKHIWFSGATPKHAFHLWVTNLNRLPTRCRLASWGLQIQTDCCICSTQQETRDHLMLSCPYAGVLWTEINRRIRDPVPPFSNWSHLIQWASSSTSLTPSVLRMMVVQALTYTIWQQRNNMLHNQTLLPPLVAFKGINRHIIDSIYTARKRRKFSSLMALWLI